From the genome of Sus scrofa isolate TJ Tabasco breed Duroc unplaced genomic scaffold, Sscrofa11.1 Contig59, whole genome shotgun sequence, one region includes:
- the LOC110258939 gene encoding olfactory receptor 1J4-like — protein MKRENQSGVSEFLLLGLPMQPEQLGIFFTLFLGMYLTTVLGNLLIILLIRLDPRLHTPMYFFLSHLALTDICFSSVTVPKMLMNMQTQDQSIPYAGCITQTYFFIFFAGIDNFLLAVMAYDRYVAICHPLHYAIIMTEELCLCLLAGSWFLSCASALIHTLLLAQLSFCADNIIPHFFCDLAALLKLSCSDTSLNDLVILTAGAAVVIFPFSGILVSYGCIGFSILKVPSTKGICKALSTCGSHLSVVSLFYGTIMALYLSSSLGQSHEKDIIASVMYTVVTPMLNPFIYSLRNRDMTMALGILSRSSNLVAK, from the coding sequence ATGAAGAGGGAGAACCAGAGTGGTGTGTctgagttcctcctcctggggctccccatgCAGCCAGAGCAGCTGGGCATCTTCTTTaccctgttcctgggcatgtatctgaccacagtgctggggaacctgctcatcatcctgctcatcaggctggaccctcgcctccacacccccatgtacttcttcctcagccacttggccctcACGGACATCTGCTTTTCatctgtcactgtccctaagatgctgatgaacatgCAGACTCAGGATCAATCCATTCCCTATGCAGGGTGTATAACACAgacttattttttcatattttttgctgGCATTGATAACTTTCTTCttgcagtgatggcctatgacaggtatgtggccatttgtcaTCCTCTACATTATGCCATCATCATGACAGAAGAGCTGTGTCTTTGTTTGTTGGCTGGATCCTGGTTCCTCTCCTGTGCCAGTGCCCTGATCCATACCCTCCTCCTGGCTCAACTGTCCTTCTGTGCTGACAACATAattccccacttcttctgtgaccttgctgCTCTGCTTAAGCTGTCCTGCTCAGACACCTCTCTCAATGACCTGGTCATACTCACTGCAGGGGCTGCTGTTGTCATTTTTCCATTTAGTGGCATTCTGGTCTCTTATGGCTGCATTGGGTTCTCCATCCTGAAGGTCCCCTCTACTAAAGggatctgcaaagccttgtccacctgtggctcccacctctctgttGTGTCTCTATTCTATGGCACAATTATGGCACTGTACCTTTCCTCCTCATTGGGCCAGTCCCATGAAAAAGATATCATTGCTtctgtgatgtacacagtggtcacccccatgctgaacccttttatctacagcctgagaaacaggGACATGACAATGGCTCTGGGGATTCTTTCCAGAAGCAGTAACCTTGTAGCCAAGTGA